A genomic segment from Acuticoccus sediminis encodes:
- the hisS gene encoding histidine--tRNA ligase, giving the protein MAKDKANRPKARLPRGFADRHPGEIRRTQRMMAQIQEVYERWGFEPVETPLIEFADALGKFLPDQDRPNEGVFAFQDDDEQWLSLRYDLTAPLARMVAERFQEVPRPYKSYRAGWVFRNEKPGPGRFRQFMQFDADIVGAASPLADAEVCMMAADTMEALGFGKDEYAIRVNSRRVLDGILSEIGLPEGDPRRLTVLRAIDKADKFPLPEIAKLLGPGREDESGDFTKGAGLDDRQSEKVLALLDPTADPQLSEDLVTIGEVVKRAGYDSVIIDPSVVRGLEYYTGAVFEAELKFEVTDDAGRPVRFGSVGGGGRYDGLVGRFISQDVPATGFSVGVSRLAAALAAREGASAADRGPVIVTVMDRDNVAAYQEMTAKLRAALNQDGAVVPVEMYIGDSGFKAQMKYADRRGSPCVIIQGADERAAGKVQIKDLAAGKEAAANIEDRAEWVAARPAQVEVDADIETIAAAVRAIIG; this is encoded by the coding sequence ATGGCGAAGGATAAGGCGAACCGACCCAAGGCGCGACTCCCGCGCGGGTTCGCTGACCGCCATCCCGGCGAGATCCGGCGAACCCAGCGCATGATGGCGCAGATCCAGGAGGTCTACGAGCGCTGGGGCTTCGAGCCGGTGGAAACCCCGCTGATCGAGTTCGCCGACGCGCTCGGCAAGTTCCTGCCGGACCAGGACCGCCCGAACGAAGGCGTCTTCGCGTTCCAGGACGACGACGAGCAGTGGCTGTCGCTGCGCTACGACCTGACCGCGCCGCTCGCCCGCATGGTGGCCGAGCGCTTCCAGGAGGTGCCGCGGCCGTACAAGTCGTACCGCGCCGGCTGGGTCTTCCGGAACGAGAAGCCGGGTCCGGGCCGGTTCCGCCAGTTCATGCAGTTCGATGCCGACATCGTCGGCGCCGCGTCGCCGCTGGCGGACGCCGAGGTCTGCATGATGGCCGCCGACACGATGGAGGCGCTGGGCTTCGGCAAGGACGAGTACGCCATCCGCGTCAACTCGCGCCGGGTGCTCGACGGCATCCTGTCCGAGATCGGCCTGCCGGAGGGCGACCCGCGCCGCCTGACGGTGCTGCGCGCCATCGACAAGGCGGACAAGTTCCCGCTGCCCGAGATCGCCAAGCTGCTCGGCCCCGGCCGCGAGGACGAGTCGGGCGACTTCACCAAGGGCGCCGGCCTCGACGACAGGCAGTCCGAGAAGGTCCTCGCCCTGCTCGACCCGACCGCGGACCCGCAGCTCTCGGAGGATCTCGTCACCATCGGCGAGGTCGTGAAGCGTGCCGGCTACGACAGCGTGATCATCGACCCCTCGGTGGTGCGCGGCCTCGAGTACTATACCGGCGCCGTGTTCGAGGCCGAGCTGAAGTTCGAGGTGACCGATGACGCGGGGCGCCCCGTGCGCTTCGGCTCGGTCGGCGGCGGCGGCCGCTACGACGGGCTCGTCGGCCGCTTCATCAGCCAAGACGTCCCGGCGACGGGCTTCTCCGTCGGGGTGTCGCGCCTCGCCGCGGCGCTGGCCGCCCGCGAGGGTGCCTCCGCGGCCGACCGCGGACCGGTGATCGTCACCGTCATGGACCGCGACAACGTCGCCGCCTACCAGGAGATGACGGCCAAACTCCGCGCCGCGCTCAACCAGGACGGGGCCGTCGTCCCGGTGGAGATGTACATCGGCGACTCCGGCTTCAAAGCGCAGATGAAGTACGCCGACCGGCGCGGCTCCCCTTGCGTGATCATCCAGGGCGCCGACGAGCGGGCGGCCGGCAAGGTGCAGATCAAGGACCTCGCCGCCGGCAAGGAAGCCGCCGCCAACATCGAGGACCGCGCCGAGTGGGTCGCCGCCCGCCCGGCCCAGGTCGAAGTCGACGCCGACATCGAGACGATCGCCGCCGCGGTGCGCGCGATCATCGGGTGA
- a CDS encoding ABC transporter permease has protein sequence MSGKVLTRLFFGVVAVFLAAPIVVIAGVSINAKRTLAFPPQGLSLDWYAQMFTDEAWRSAILRSVTIAALSAVIAVLIALPIAYTLWRRTTWVGRVVQLLGVSPFVLPPVITALGALSLWATVGFYGASWTVVISHAVFFTSLPLVTISLGFSSIDRAFPDAARTMGASEAVIARTIVAPLVLPYVISGLAFAFVLSLNEYIVAYMTVGFTVETVPIKIFNALRYGYTPTMASISVLFVAVAVLVFGLVARFGDLPRLLGAWRRD, from the coding sequence ATGAGCGGCAAGGTCCTCACGCGGCTCTTCTTCGGCGTCGTCGCGGTGTTCCTGGCGGCGCCGATCGTGGTGATCGCCGGCGTCTCGATCAACGCCAAGCGCACCCTCGCCTTTCCACCCCAGGGCCTGTCGCTGGACTGGTACGCGCAGATGTTCACCGACGAGGCGTGGCGCTCGGCGATCCTGCGCTCTGTCACCATCGCCGCCCTCTCGGCGGTCATCGCCGTCTTGATCGCCTTGCCGATCGCCTACACGCTCTGGCGGCGCACCACATGGGTGGGGCGGGTCGTGCAGCTTCTCGGCGTCTCGCCGTTCGTGCTGCCGCCGGTCATCACGGCGCTCGGCGCGCTCAGCCTCTGGGCGACGGTCGGCTTCTACGGCGCGTCGTGGACGGTGGTGATCTCGCACGCCGTGTTCTTCACCAGCCTGCCGCTGGTGACGATCTCGCTGGGCTTTTCCTCCATCGACCGGGCCTTTCCGGACGCGGCGCGCACGATGGGCGCCTCGGAGGCCGTCATCGCCCGCACGATCGTGGCGCCGCTGGTGCTCCCGTACGTGATCTCGGGGCTCGCCTTCGCGTTCGTGCTGTCGCTCAACGAGTACATCGTCGCCTACATGACGGTCGGCTTCACGGTGGAGACGGTGCCGATCAAGATCTTCAACGCCCTGCGCTACGGCTACACGCCGACGATGGCCTCGATCTCGGTGCTGTTCGTGGCGGTGGCGGTGCTCGTCTTCGGCCTCGTCGCCCGCTTCGGCGACCTGCCGCGCCTCCTCGGCGCATGGCGGCGCGACTGA